A window of Desulfonispora thiosulfatigenes DSM 11270 contains these coding sequences:
- a CDS encoding spore coat associated protein CotJA, translated as MNNYLPANLRLARAYIVNQPYVNLFSPSEGLRKGTIFSDLYGL; from the coding sequence TTGAATAACTATCTACCTGCAAATTTAAGATTAGCCAGAGCCTATATTGTTAACCAACCATATGTAAACTTGTTTTCACCAAGTGAGGGTTTAAGAAAAGGAACAATTTTTTCTGACCTTTATGGACTTTAA
- the ppaX gene encoding pyrophosphatase PpaX, with product MIKGILFDLDGTLLYTNDLVIKSFQYTFKKILNMDLTRAELVPYFGEPLVDTFARYSEDKVDTLLTTYRKYNHEYHDYLTTIFPGVKQGLHELKDQGYLLGVVTSKINTVAQRGLDLFDISPYFDTFIGANDTTKHKPNPDPIFKALDNLNLNPEEALMVGDTSFDILCGKNAGVKTAVMKYSEHPLDKLSQYNPDLFLDSILDLANIFKENKKRA from the coding sequence ATGATTAAAGGTATTCTTTTTGATTTAGATGGAACCTTATTATATACAAATGATTTAGTTATTAAATCTTTTCAATACACTTTTAAAAAAATTTTAAATATGGATTTAACACGAGCAGAACTCGTCCCTTATTTTGGTGAACCACTTGTCGATACATTTGCAAGATACTCTGAGGACAAAGTAGATACTTTATTAACTACTTATCGAAAATATAATCATGAATATCATGATTATCTCACAACTATTTTTCCTGGTGTAAAACAAGGATTACATGAATTAAAAGATCAAGGTTATCTTTTAGGAGTTGTTACTTCAAAAATTAATACAGTTGCGCAAAGAGGTCTTGATTTATTTGATATTTCACCTTACTTTGATACTTTTATTGGTGCAAATGATACCACTAAGCACAAACCTAATCCAGACCCTATTTTTAAAGCTTTAGATAACCTTAATTTAAATCCAGAAGAGGCTCTGATGGTAGGAGATACATCCTTTGATATCCTGTGTGGAAAAAATGCAGGCGTTAAAACTGCAGTTATGAAATATAGTGAGCACCCTTTAGATAAGTTAAGTCAATATAATCCAGATTTATTTTTAGATTCGATTTTAGATTTAGCAAATATCTTTAAAGAAAATAAGAAACGTGCATGA
- a CDS encoding dihydroorotase has product MLLIKNGLVIDPSQNINETLDILIENKKILKIEKNIKANKDMEVINANGMIVAPGFIDLHVHLREPGKEYKETILTGCQAAAKGGFTGIACMPNTSPVIDNESVVELIKARANKYNLVDVYPIASITKGQEGKELTEYGILKETGAIAFSDDGVGVSSSGVMRRALDYAKAFDALIMCHCEDESLAGDGVMHEGVMSTKLGLAGIPSIAEEIMLERDIALAEFTKGKIHICHVSTAKGVEIIRNAKNRGVRVTAEVTPHHISLTDEAVKDYDPNTKVNPPLRTKEDIDALIEGLIDGTIDCIATDHAPHSIEEKEVEYDYAPFGMVGLETAVPIAFEKLVKTNKLDYLQIVKVLSTSPAKILGLDKGSLREGTEADITIIDPNLTQKVDVNKFYTLGKNTPFNNLELTGWPVYTIKDGNIIMNQGVVVE; this is encoded by the coding sequence ATGCTACTAATTAAAAATGGTTTAGTAATCGACCCAAGTCAAAATATTAATGAAACCCTTGATATATTAATCGAAAATAAAAAGATACTTAAAATAGAAAAAAATATCAAAGCTAATAAAGACATGGAAGTAATAAATGCAAACGGAATGATTGTGGCACCAGGGTTTATTGACCTCCACGTTCATTTAAGGGAGCCAGGGAAAGAATATAAGGAAACAATATTAACAGGATGTCAGGCTGCAGCTAAGGGTGGATTTACAGGTATTGCTTGTATGCCTAATACAAGTCCGGTAATAGATAATGAGTCAGTGGTTGAACTAATAAAAGCACGTGCAAATAAATATAATTTAGTAGATGTTTATCCTATTGCCTCGATAACAAAAGGACAAGAAGGAAAAGAACTAACTGAGTACGGAATTTTAAAAGAAACTGGAGCAATAGCATTTTCAGATGATGGAGTCGGAGTTAGTAGTTCAGGAGTTATGCGCAGAGCTTTAGATTATGCAAAAGCATTTGATGCCTTAATTATGTGTCATTGTGAAGATGAAAGTCTAGCTGGTGATGGGGTAATGCATGAAGGAGTAATGAGCACAAAGCTTGGCCTTGCGGGAATTCCAAGTATAGCTGAAGAAATTATGTTAGAAAGAGATATAGCATTAGCCGAATTTACTAAAGGTAAAATTCATATATGTCATGTTAGCACTGCAAAGGGTGTAGAAATTATTAGAAATGCCAAAAATAGAGGGGTAAGGGTTACAGCAGAAGTAACTCCTCATCATATTTCTCTAACTGATGAAGCAGTTAAAGATTATGATCCAAATACAAAGGTAAATCCACCTCTTAGAACTAAAGAAGATATTGATGCCTTAATAGAAGGATTAATTGATGGAACAATAGATTGTATTGCAACAGATCATGCTCCCCATTCTATAGAAGAAAAAGAAGTGGAATATGATTATGCTCCTTTTGGAATGGTAGGTTTAGAAACAGCTGTACCAATAGCATTTGAAAAATTAGTTAAAACAAATAAGTTAGATTATTTACAAATAGTAAAAGTTTTAAGTACAAGTCCTGCTAAAATATTAGGTCTTGATAAAGGAAGTTTAAGAGAAGGAACAGAAGCTGATATAACAATAATTGATCCAAATCTTACTCAAAAGGTAGATGTAAATAAATTCTACACTTTAGGCAAAAATACTCCTTTTAATAACCTGGAACTAACAGGATGGCCTGTTTATACGATTAAAGACGGTAACATTATTATGAATCAAGGGGTGGTTGTCGAATGA
- the carA gene encoding glutamine-hydrolyzing carbamoyl-phosphate synthase small subunit — protein MSKGYIVLQDGKVFTGTGFGATGKSIGEIVFNTSMMGYQESLTDPASAGKIINFTYPLIGNYGVNFGDWESSRIFAHGVVVKEAAEIPSNWRSEQSLPELLKEHNIVGVEGVDTRAITKYIRSFGSMRAIVANDGTSVEELKEIVKSNQLTPGQENIKDTTTKSSYSLPGGVVRLVVMDFGIKSNVLRILQKNNCTINLVSADTSGSEILKSKPQGVILSNGPENNLNEESIINELKIIIEAGVPIFGIGVGHQLLAKALGATTYKLKFGHCGSGPVKEVITNKVYMTSQNNGFVVDANSLSEDIEVTYLNLNDNTVAGIRHKKLPIMSVQFHPEASPGPKDTEFIFQDFLSDLEKGGN, from the coding sequence ATGAGTAAAGGATATATAGTACTACAAGATGGCAAGGTTTTTACTGGAACAGGATTTGGTGCAACGGGCAAAAGTATAGGAGAAATAGTTTTTAATACTAGTATGATGGGGTATCAAGAATCATTAACTGATCCTGCTAGTGCTGGTAAAATAATAAACTTTACCTATCCTTTAATAGGAAATTATGGAGTTAATTTTGGAGATTGGGAAAGTAGTAGAATATTTGCTCACGGTGTAGTTGTTAAAGAAGCTGCAGAAATTCCGAGTAACTGGAGATCAGAACAAAGTTTACCCGAGCTTTTAAAAGAACACAATATTGTGGGAGTTGAAGGCGTTGACACTAGAGCAATTACAAAATATATTAGATCATTTGGTTCAATGAGAGCAATTGTTGCAAATGACGGGACAAGTGTCGAAGAATTAAAAGAAATCGTAAAATCAAATCAGTTAACTCCTGGTCAAGAAAATATTAAAGACACTACCACTAAGAGTTCCTATTCATTACCAGGTGGAGTAGTAAGACTTGTGGTTATGGACTTTGGTATTAAAAGTAATGTACTGAGAATTTTACAAAAAAATAATTGTACAATAAACTTGGTTTCAGCTGATACAAGTGGCTCTGAAATTTTAAAATCTAAGCCACAAGGAGTTATTTTATCTAATGGACCAGAAAATAATCTAAATGAAGAATCAATAATTAATGAACTAAAAATAATAATTGAAGCAGGAGTACCGATTTTTGGAATAGGTGTAGGACATCAGTTACTAGCAAAGGCACTAGGAGCAACAACATATAAATTAAAATTTGGACACTGTGGTAGTGGACCAGTAAAAGAAGTAATAACTAATAAAGTCTATATGACTTCTCAAAATAATGGTTTTGTAGTTGATGCTAATAGTTTAAGTGAAGACATTGAAGTTACATATCTGAACTTAAATGACAATACAGTGGCAGGAATTAGGCATAAAAAACTACCTATTATGAGTGTTCAATTTCATCCTGAAGCATCCCCAGGCCCAAAAGATACAGAATTTATATTCCAGGATTTCCTAAGTGATTTAGAAAAAGGAGGAAACTAA